The Novosphingobium aromaticivorans DSM 12444 genome segment CCGTGACCGGCAATTCAATGGGCTGGTACACCGCGCTTGCCTGCGCCGGGGCCGTTGCGGGCGAACATGGCTTTGCCATTGCCGATGGCATGGGCGTGAATTCGCAGAAGCACGAACCGGGCGGACAGGCAGTGCTGGTGCTGGTAGACGAGGACTGGAAGGTCGATCCGGCCCTGCGGCGCGCGGTCGAGGCGGCGATGGCGCGGCATGGGGTTATGCCCTCCATCCGGCTGGGCGGGATGCTGGTCGTGGCGGGGGGCGAGGCCGCGCTCGACGCGCTGGAGAAGGACCTGCCCGCGCTGGCGCGGCCGCCGATGCGGCTGGCGGGGCACGGACCGTTCCACACGCCGCTGATGCAGGCGAGCAGCGATGCCGCCCGTGCGCAGTTTCCGGAGGAATGGTTCGGGCAGCCGCAGGTGCCGCTGATCGACGGACGCGGCAAGGTGTGGCGGCGTTTCGAAAGCGCGCGCCATGACCTGTGGGACTATACCTTCGGCCACCAGATCCTTGCGCCTTACGATTTCACTGCCGCGATGACCGTCGGCATCCGGGAGTTCGCGCCCGATCGCGTCGTGCTGCTCGGGCCGGGCGAAACGCTGGGCGGCGCCATCGGCCAGATGCTGGTCGCGCTGGACTGGCTGGACATTTCGTCGCGCGCGGTGTTTGCTGCGCGGCAGGGAGAGGATCCGTTCCTGATCGGCATGGGCAGACCCAGCCAGCGAGGTATCGTGATCCCGTGAGCCAGCCTTCAGTACTGTTCGTGTGTCTTGGCAATATCTGCCGCTCCCCGCTGGCCGAGGCGGCCCTGCGCGCGCGCGCCTGGGAGGCGGGGGTTGCCGTGACGGTGGATTCCGCAGGCACCGGAGACTGGCACGTCGGTCGCCCGCCCGATCCGCGCGCGCAGGCGGTGGCCCTGGCGAACGGCCTCGACATTTCGGGGTACCGCGCGCGGCAGGTGGCGGCGGAGGACTTCGCCCGCTTCGGGCACATCTTCGCGCTCGATCCGCAGAACCTCAAGGATCTGCGCCGCATCCAGCCGGCGCGCGCCGTTGCCGAGGTGGGCTTGCTCATGGACAT includes the following:
- a CDS encoding acyl carrier protein: MAKETVLVVCPGRGTYNAPELGYLARHHAGSEWLARFDAMREQAGKETLSALDGAVKFTPAHLRGDNAAPLIHACAYLDFLGLDRERFEIVAVTGNSMGWYTALACAGAVAGEHGFAIADGMGVNSQKHEPGGQAVLVLVDEDWKVDPALRRAVEAAMARHGVMPSIRLGGMLVVAGGEAALDALEKDLPALARPPMRLAGHGPFHTPLMQASSDAARAQFPEEWFGQPQVPLIDGRGKVWRRFESARHDLWDYTFGHQILAPYDFTAAMTVGIREFAPDRVVLLGPGETLGGAIGQMLVALDWLDISSRAVFAARQGEDPFLIGMGRPSQRGIVIP
- a CDS encoding low molecular weight protein-tyrosine-phosphatase, translated to MSQPSVLFVCLGNICRSPLAEAALRARAWEAGVAVTVDSAGTGDWHVGRPPDPRAQAVALANGLDISGYRARQVAAEDFARFGHIFALDPQNLKDLRRIQPARAVAEVGLLMDIVPGRKGTAVIDPYYGDEQDFEQAWADVSSAAEQIVRRFLR